The genomic DNA ACCACTAATacatagtaataataaaaaaaattatacattaaTAACAAGAGGAGAAATACATTCACAAATTAAAGGTGTCAAcaaatcatatatttatgtatgtgcattaaatgaatatgataTTAAAAGTCATAAAAATTGGAGATCACAAATTGAAAACCAAAAAGGAGCTCTACTAGCTAATGAAATACGTAATAATACATCTAAAttacaaaaatttatatcaCAAGCATTATTAAGTGGTTGTGATGATGTTAAGCTAGGTTTTGTCTCAAGAAAAAATGCTAATGATTCAGATAATCATCATATTCTTTCTATACAGTCACATAAAACAAAAGATTTATCAACACAAATCGGACtcaaatatgaaaatatgtgGGGTATTCTTAGATTTGTTATTGATAACTTAGCAGAAAAACCAGATGGTAATTATGTAATTCTAAAGGACCCACTAAAACCCTTACTAAGATTATACTGTACTCACGACGAcacaaattaataaaagtGAAATacaatcaatatatatatatatatatatatatatatattgtatactttttttatatgtccatttttttttttttttttttatcactattgcacatttttatatccatttttacatattatataatttcacatatattatttaaaaaaaagaaaagaaaaagaaatcattacatatatggaaaaagatacatatatgtttgtatCACATTCtttttaatgatattatcatatatatataaactttaataatttataactacacaaatataaaaatatatttttaaaacatttgcaaatatatatatatatatatataatattataatgcaCAGGTTaggtatgaaaaaaaaaagaaaatatgttCTTACTgttaaagaaagaaaaaaaatcacACACAGTTTTAAACAgcgaaaatattttaaatatataataaataaatatacatatacatatatatatatatattatatgaagagAAACTTACATTTTATGACTTAACAAATTTATACCCATAAAATTGAATTAGTATAGAAAaaccttttattatttcttggTCTAAATTTTAACAATTTTATTACatacataaaatttatatttaaattaataatatttcttattaaaaatatttttttcataaaaatatttatttatccttataaaaaatcatattataaaagtaCAACAAATAAGCAAtcataagatatatatatatatatatataatatatgtatatataaaatatattttaaaaaaaaatatattaatatataaatatatatatatatatatttatttatttatttattttttttttttttcttttattggatatacataatatatactactatactatatttatatatatatataaatataatatatacatacaaatatgtataataatatatgctaataaataaaaagaaaaaaaatattttttaaatatatcatgtatattattttaaagtaaaaaaataaaacgtatataaatatatatatattatatttaatatagtatatttttttattatattcaaaagattattaatttttattttattttatttatttatgaattttttttttttttttttttatatcatatatcttttatcttttatcttttatcttttttttgttatatatataatatatttttttaattttcattATGAAGGATATTTCTGAATAaagtataatttttaaaaaaaatgaaaataaatatagataaatataaatacaaacatatatattattaaatataatatattgtattatatatatatatttatatgataaaaaaaaggtcaatccaattttttttaattatttaaaaaaaatatataaaaaaataatatatgaaatatccTCTCTTCCCCAATAAAGtacataaatacaaataataaatgaataaaatatatataaatataaaatatatatattatttatatatatataacccattttattaatattagagTTATTATGAAAgatgtatattaaaatattcctttagaacataattatataaatatattttttaataatttttaataagttTTAATaagttatttatttatttatttatatattattattttttttttttaaataattgttTTATGAATCatgcatatataattatataacatttctccttttttctttcagtatattatatgtaaatgtatataaatatattattatcatttattttttttatatcctttttttttttctatgtatctttatttttttagtatttaattaatatatgtatcaaATTTCTCTATAAGATATTTTAACataatgtttaaaaaaatcataaaaataaaaatatatattttatttctcttGTATGTTTATAACTATGTGTGTACACATAAatcttttttctattttaatgtttaataaaaaatatgaaaatcaatgagaatatatttataaatatatatatgttttgtctaaattctttttttgctataaatatagaaatatatatataaatatatatatatatataaacaccCAAAGCgttcacattttttttttttttattttattttatttttatttatttattatttattttataatattaattttattattattaatttattattatttctttcttttttttttttttttgcttgtCCTTACCAccatatcataatatatttattatcttaaatgaataaacctgatatataatattcgaGAGTACTGTCTCcaagaatatttaaaaaaaaaagatgataaGAAACATGTGCTTAATAAAAACTACaacttattaaaaaaataagtataCACAACCATaggcatatatatattatccatttgtttatttatttgtttatttatttgtttgcttatttgtttatttttacacatcattttatcttattatatatatgtaaacatatgtatatatatatatatatatatatatatatatatatatatatatatatttacacatatatatatttttttttttttgtttattttttaatatatatatatatatatatatatatatatatatatatatatgtatatcacTCAagacatataaattatatgttaaaaGCATAAATTAACCGTAAGAGCTCTCAACAttcaaatatgaaaaaaaaaattacaaatcataagaaaaaaaatgagaatacCAACTTAAATATTGATCACGATAATACacttgataataatgatattattccTCAAATAGACAACATGTTTAAAAACCTTATTGTAGACAGttataaaagtataaatgatataaacaaatatatgagAGAATCCAACTtacaatataatgaaaaaaaaaataaaaaaaataaaacacacCCATTAGATAGTAAAAATAGTACAACTAGGAAATATAGTAAATATAGAAGAAATGAACagaatattaataaagacATAAATTGTGatgatatacaaaataatgatgatataaaaaaatatgattataaattaaaatatgatgaaGATATTACTTATGACgacaaagaaaataatagtGATGTTGTCATAATAggatataagaatataaaaaagggaaaaaaaaaaatatctctTAATAGTTTTGATAGTGAAGTAAGCCCAGAAAGTAATACAtctcctatatatataaaaaaaaaaattaatgaaattAATTATCATttcatacaaaaaaaaaaaaaaaaaaaaaaaaaaagtgacataaatacaaaatatgccaaaaaattatcaattaataaaaaaaataaaaaaagtgaaaaaattaaaaataataaaaaaagtgaaaaaaataaaagtaataaaaataataaaagtaataaaaataataaaagtaataaaaataataaaaagattaAATCAGAtcttataaataatgttaagaaaattaaaaaaaataaaaaatcctTGTTAACAGAAAATCTAAATGATTCTTTTTTTagtaatgatgaaaaaattaatgcaaataaatatatactcgataatttattattttctttgaaGAATAATACAGAtacaaatatacataaaaaaaaaaatttttatattgaatATGAAGGTCATGATGATTTTACAAGTTTTAATAGTAAAGAAAATTCAAACGAttacttattatatatggatgatgatgaaataaataataataaggataaaatgtataattcAACATATAGCactaccaaaaaaaaaaatttatatatgtcaCATAAAGGTATATATGATAACTACTgtttgaataataataataataataaaatcaatatatataataatcattcCATGTTTAGTAATTACAAATATACAAAACATTGTGAAGATAAAATACCACTTCAAATGCCACatgaaatatatgaacaagCAATAAATAGTCggaattattataaacataataaaatttttgaaaaagaaagaataaaaaggaaaatgaagaaaatgaatgaTCTAAACcttttaaatgataatgtaGAATATGATTGTATTGGTTTCGTTTGTGATGAAGAATATATGTGTGAAAAATTACATTTTGATGAGAATCATGTAGAAAGTCCAGATCGTATTAAATGCATTATTAAAGctttaaaagaaaagaaattaataaataaaatggttCAAATAAAATGTAGAGAAGCTTTATATGATGAACTTAGAGAATGTCATTCAAGTacacatattaataatattttttattcattaaaaaaaaaattaaaacataataatcAAAGTGTTATATATCCATTTGATAAACATGATACATATTATACATCATATACAGGAACTGTTTCTATTAGAGCTATCGGCGGTTTACTAAATTTATGTGATGCTATTTTATgtgataaaaaagataaatttaaatatatagattttAAAAAGTCCTTACGTTATAATtatgatttttataaaaatctcAATACTAATTcgataaaaagaaattatcaCTCCAAAAAAATGTATCATGAAAAATTTTTAAGACGTTCAAAATCGGAGAGTAGTTTATATAGGACAAGTACAAACAACCAtgcttttaataatttagatTTATTTcgtaataataacaatgtatataaaatgaataaattcaatgaaaaaaataaaaaaataaacaataataatagtaatagtaatatacattgttctatatataattataagaatGAGATAAAGATGCAAAGTGATTTACCTAATATAAATAGTGTtattattaatgataatattatatctgatgaaaataatttaaggGTAGACCCGGATGATTGTAATTATCATAATGAGAAGGATGAACATACAAACGAATCATATAATGAAgagaataatattaatcaaaaaaaagattatatCAACCATACTAATAGTAGCaataattcttattataatgaaaacgATCAAAGTGATAGTatccataataataatatgaataatgaatCTGCTATAGGTAATAGATTAAGTATTATATGTGATAAATTGAGTATGTCTAATAAGTTAAGCATATCGAATAATAGTAATCATGAAGATATTATTGTTCCTACTGCTTTGAAGAAAGATGAAGAAATTGTACATTACGATAAAAACAGAGATGAAATATTagaatgtaataataaaaatgtattcgaatcagaatatttatataaaatatgtgagAAGGATAATTGttcaaataatattgaagagaatattaaaaataatacattctttaataatagtaataattctgatatttttaatttaccaTATAGAAGTTATTCTTCAAccatttataatatgaatgattgTAATGATGTTAATACATTTACTGATATTAATTGTGGATTTGCTGCAATTAGACCTCCTGGTCATCATTGTAGTAGAAGCCATCCTTCAGGTTTTTGCATTTTTAACAATATAAGTGTAGCTTGtaagtatatttttaaaaaatatgggaTAAGAAAGGTTTTCATTTTTGATTGGGATGTGCATCATGATAATGGGACTcaagaaatattttatggCGACAAGGATGTTCTTTGTTTTTCTATACATCGATTTGATAAAAAGGTAGATGaaaagattaaaaaaaaaaaaaagcgtgccaataaaaagaagaataagagtaaaaataaaaatataaatggtgATGAAATTGAAAAGgatgatgaaaaagaaaaaaaaaaaaaaaaaaaaaaaaaaaaaaatgacccCAAGGAAAATGATGAAAGTAAGAACAATAATGAtgagaagaaaaataatgataataacaacaataatgataatgataataataataataataatagtaacaatAGTAACAATATATCACAGGGAGAGAAAAGAATAAAGTTTGATAAATCACCTAATAGTgataaaaagtataaaaaaaaaaataagaaatctagaaaaatatatgaagaaaatttattttatcctaGAACTGGTGCGAAAAATGAATTAGGAGAAAAGGAaggatataaatttaatattaatgttCCATTAGaaaaaggatataataattgtgatgtgtattatgtttttaaatatttattattaccaaTATTAGAAAAATTCAGACcagaatttatttttatttcttgtgGATTCGATGCATCAATTAATGATCCATTAGGAGAATGTAACTTAAcacataatttatatcaaTGGATGACTTTTCAATTAAAACATTTtgcaaatatattttgtaatggCAGAATAATTTTAGTCTTAGAAGGTGGATACAATTTAAATTATCTGCCTAAATGCACAATAGCTTGTATTAAAgcattaataaaaaaaaataaaaatacagcTAGAGACaaagaatttataaaaaggttgcaacaaaataatgataatgataatgataaagaGATGAATGTTACGAATGATAAGAAGGAATATATTTCTAATGAAGATTCATCCAAAATATTGTTAAATggaaatgaagaaaaaaaagaaaatgatgaaaataataaaaataataaaaacaaatgtgataatatgaatgatgcTGACattatcaataataataatattatgtatgataatgattatttgaataattacaatttagataataataCTGATGagacattaaaaaaaaataaaaattatgctGAATCCTTTGTTGCAACAAATTGTattcaaaataatgaatttgTGAATTACcctaaaaataattttacgaataaaaataatatgagtgATCATgcaaatttttataaattaaaatgttcatcatatgataaatataacaataaagatataaattattattttagaaaattatatacaaataataataatgtagtTTCTCGAACGAAAGAATTAATTACAAGTGGGTTGTTACATTATTCTACTTATAaagttattaaatattttttaaacgtATTAAAAGGAGAACCATACCATTTAGATATAGAATTACCAACATATaatgaatttataaaaaaaaaaaaattggaaGGTAGAGAAATCAATCcagaaagaaaaattaaaattaaaattaataaatcatcACAAGTTACtaaaaataatcattattttaataGTAATGAAATTATGAATTCATATAtgcaaaataaattaaacaaattaaaacacataaataataatatatctaataaaaatatacatgatatatttattaaaaaaaaaagtgttaAATATACAGATTCTTCAACTACTATTTCTAATATATCCCAAAgtgatttatatttatcaaatgatgatattaatTATAGTAGTTCTTGTAGTAGTACTTGTAATCGTCGAAAggtaattttattaaataaattaaaactCAAAATAAATCGTGggttgaataatatatataataataataataataataataataataattcatctaATAATAATCTATTGCacacagaaaaaaaaaaaaataaaaaaaattatatatataaaaaaaaaaaaaaaaaactaaatgatattataaatattaatggtGAAGTACAAATGAAAAGGTCAAAAATTaatacaaaacaaaaaaataaaaataataaaatatatcaaaatgataatttgaattctaataaaaataaatccaaaagaaaaattaaaactaATCAAAATAAACTATTCATTGCTAATTTATTAaaccataaaaataaaaacaatattaataatacaaataaacgACATAATcatttaacatatattaatgatgataatcatGTAGAGGGTCCTAATTCTTCAAAtgaaaatcatataaataattattatatgaattgcGATTTAACCAAtctaaaatataatgaaaatcaAGTATTAAATACCTTTAATATGTAtaccaaaataaaaaaaggttttatatttttttatggaaGTGGTCATAGAAATCAATGGATTTTACCTgtacataataaaattacaaaaataattaaattgtGTTCAGAATCTGAA from Plasmodium sp. gorilla clade G2 genome assembly, chromosome: 10 includes the following:
- a CDS encoding histone deacetylase 2, with protein sequence MKKKITNHKKKNENTNLNIDHDNTLDNNDIIPQIDNMFKNLIVDSYKSINDINKYMRESNLQYNEKKNKKNKTHPLDSKNSTTRKYSKYRRNEQNINKDINCDDIQNNDDIKKYDYKLKYDEDITYDDKENNSDVVIIGYKNIKKGKKKISLNSFDSEVSPESNTSPIYIKKKINEINYHFIQKKKKKKKKSDINTKYAKKLSINKKNKKSEKIKNNKKSEKNKSNKNNKSNKNNKSNKNNKKIKSDLINNVKKIKKNKKSLLTENLNDSFFSNDEKINANKYILDNLLFSLKNNTDTNIHKKKNFYIEYEGHDDFTSFNSKENSNDYLLYMDDDEINNNKDKMYNSTYSTTKKKNLYMSHKGIYDNYCLNNNNNNKINIYNNHSMFSNYKYTKHCEDKIPLQMPHEIYEQAINSRNYYKHNKIFEKERIKRKMKKMNDLNLLNDNVEYDCIGFVCDEEYMCEKLHFDENHVESPDRIKCIIKALKEKKLINKMVQIKCREALYDELRECHSSTHINNIFYSLKKKLKHNNQSVIYPFDKHDTYYTSYTGTVSIRAIGGLLNLCDAILCDKKDKFKYIDFKKSLRYNYDFYKNLNTNSIKRNYHSKKMYHEKFLRRSKSESSLYRTSTNNHAFNNLDLFRNNNNVYKMNKFNEKNKKINNNNSNSNIHCSIYNYKNEIKMQSDLPNINSVIINDNIISDENNLRVDPDDCNYHNEKDEHTNESYNEENNINQKKDYINHTNSSNNSYYNENDQSDSIHNNNMNNESAIGNRLSIICDKLSMSNKLSISNNSNHEDIIVPTALKKDEEIVHYDKNRDEILECNNKNVFESEYLYKICEKDNCSNNIEENIKNNTFFNNSNNSDIFNLPYRSYSSTIYNMNDCNDVNTFTDINCGFAAIRPPGHHCSRSHPSGFCIFNNISVACKYIFKKYGIRKVFIFDWDVHHDNGTQEIFYGDKDVLCFSIHRFDKKVDEKIKKKKKRANKKKNKSKNKNINGDEIEKDDEKEKKKKKKKKKNDPKENDESKNNNDEKKNNDNNNNNDNDNNNNNNSNNSNNISQGEKRIKFDKSPNSDKKYKKKNKKSRKIYEENLFYPRTGAKNELGEKEGYKFNINVPLEKGYNNCDVYYVFKYLLLPILEKFRPEFIFISCGFDASINDPLGECNLTHNLYQWMTFQLKHFANIFCNGRIILVLEGGYNLNYLPKCTIACIKALIKKNKNTARDKEFIKRLQQNNDNDNDKEMNVTNDKKEYISNEDSSKILLNGNEEKKENDENNKNNKNKCDNMNDADIINNNNIMYDNDYLNNYNLDNNTDETLKKNKNYAESFVATNCIQNNEFVNYPKNNFTNKNNMSDHANFYKLKCSSYDKYNNKDINYYFRKLYTNNNNVVSRTKELITSGLLHYSTYKVIKYFLNVLKGEPYHLDIELPTYNEFIKKKKLEGREINPERKIKIKINKSSQVTKNNHYFNSNEIMNSYMQNKLNKLKHINNNISNKNIHDIFIKKKSVKYTDSSTTISNISQSDLYLSNDDINYSSSCSSTCNRRKVILLNKLKLKINRGLNNIYNNNNNNNNNNSSNNNLLHTEKKKNKKNYIYKKKKKKLNDIININGEVQMKRSKINTKQKNKNNKIYQNDNLNSNKNKSKRKIKTNQNKLFIANLLNHKNKNNINNTNKRHNHLTYINDDNHVEGPNSSNENHINNYYMNCDLTNLKYNENQVLNTFNMYTKIKKGFIFFYGSGHRNQWILPVHNKITKIIKLCSESEAFFYAWLYLSCLKEINISRTKNNYTSILDNKETIENVSIQLPFDQREHNLCKQFIKFTVPCYHIFLKLNQINSISQKENKEFSDDNSTPKISNNTFMDYMKKTYIEWSASKIFKNKESTEYNDTNNAAANNMIYNVSSNEKSNMLKNDDSLYPLDINTNNQDVTQVEEEEEHKTAICLSNVLSSMRHPCVMDIKMGIRLYGDDCNEESIQKKIEKAKNRSCLSHGFHLTSLIGWSKKKKEPFFISKEDAHSIKDDENFVQAFISYFTACDNIHLSILLIKKILIILEEMKIFFVEQNYFAFYGTSLLFVFDSDPSKKENEDNYSSKDKIEKKNLQTNNVIMSNDNINSNDEQNNSFYYKDKKNKLCDQDKINFEEILNFKLNIEKVFYESLSNQERNIILQNKLNQKILKSVHVYIIDFAHASLNKNQSDEGFILGITSLHRIMDKTIQRIKELYISDTDVINDTI